CTTCTCacgtcaatttcaaaattttcacccTTTCCTATCTATATTTTTCAATCCTCAAATTTCCTGATTTTCGAAACGGAGTGAAGTGgtagaaaatgatgaaaaaccGAAGCGATATAGATTTGAATCCTCGCATGAAAATAGGACTGCACAGATTCACAACTGTGAAATCGATGTAATGTAACATATTTGATACAAAAGAAGATGAGGATATTGGAAAATGGAAACTATATAAGAATCAATCAAGTGttagaagagagaagagaagtggAACGTTATTAATTTCATGGATTAAATCGATATGTAGAGTTTAACATATAACTCTTCTTATACCAAATATTTTAGCTTGTGCATTTGATGACCCATGttaatggttaaaaaaaaaaaaaaaaaacaaaacaaagcatcATGGTATTTTGCGTAAGAATGAGGAATGAAATTAGGATAACTCTTTCTTcacataatcaattaattttgaggcttgaaataaaaaaggaaaaatgacataaacaaTCTCTGAAATCAATGTATAATTtggtccataaatttttaatttgttcaatgtggtttatgaattttaatttaatatgtaatgtgatttctaaatttttaatatatccAATGTAATCcctgaacttttgatacatattcaatttagtccttagtttaaacaatattgaatattttcatacagTTCAAGGACTGtattgaatatgtatcaaaagttcaagtactatattaaataaattaaaagcatatggatcacattatatattggattaaagttcatggattatattgaataaattaaaaacttatgaATCAAATTACTTGGATGAGAGTTTAGAGATTTATCTATATCATATATATTGACAGGTAGATTACTTCCGGATTTGGCATGAGAAGATTTGCTATGATGATGGAAAGTTGActaggaaaacccaaaaaataaatgaaggagctcttcaagaaaaagttgtacttggccaaaaaggaaaaaggagaaagtggTGCATAAAGGAAAAAGCTTTTTGCAATTATTGTCTTCTTTTGCTCGTTGCTGTCGTTCGTGTACAATTGAGAGCATGGCGGaccttctcttttgtttttgaccGCAATGACAACAAGGACTTAGACATAGGCAGGTGCTTAAAATACCTTTAGGCAAATAGATGGGAGAATCCTCTGGGGGAAGGTGACTCCTTTTACCCATGTTGCAAAAATGATGGGGCTCATCCCTATGGTGACGTTGAGTCGGCTGATTAGCCGATTGCCGCCGGCCTCTCATTAAGATATGTTCCCAAGCGTTAAACAAGGGAATATAGGCAGCTCCCACACCTAGGAAAATATAGTGACTCGTGGACCTTCTCGTAATAATCGATTTTGAGTATAACTTTAGATTATTTCGTCAGAAGTCTCGTGTGGACTTTGGCATCCCTCTTATGTTAAACACCTAAAAGGTATTCCCTCTTTCTGGAGAAACTAATAATTCGGGGAAAACTAGGAATTAAGACGTATGAACACTAGCATTATAATATAAGGAcgttctcttttatttttgaccgCAATTGCAATAAGGATGTTCCATGCACCATTTAAGAACCCTTCCCATCTTTTCTCCTAAATATAGCCAAGCATGTTGTGGCCTCTCAATGAaccaaaaaaagtaaagaaatagaAGTATGCAATTAGAAATTGTATCAATAGCCCTTATAAAAAATTAGACGACATCACAGTGCTCTAATTTATGTGAAGCTAATCATCATCAATGATTGTGATTCACTTAGCCCTAGgtaaattaatttgcaatttttctttacGGTGGATTGGtttgaatatattatttttcttcggGTGCTATGTCCTCATAAGAGtgatttttcatttctaaaatttcaattccgaGAGAAAGTGTTAGACGGATGCTGTATTCCTCATATTCATGAGAACTAAACCTCATCGTGAAGATCTATTGGATGCGAgaattttattcctaaatataAGACCACCAAATCAAGTGAATCACAATCATTGATTTTGTGAGTCATATCTAGGCCCCTCATGTTGGACcgacaaaattgatttttgtgatttaCCAAGTCCAGTGTAGCCAAATGTAGGCAAGGTTTCCCTAATGGACCAACTAAAGCTTGAGGCATATGGATGAGTTTGGACTAGAATGATGCAAAGTGCAACCCTAGGAGCAAGCTCAACTAAGCTCGGCACCATTCAGAAAAGTACTATATTCCACAATGGGCAAGTTAGGCTTGACATCCAAGCTCGGCTCGAATTGAGACCATTCAATCACCATCACTAATTGGAAGTAGAAGTGATCAATGCGTAGAGGTGATCAATGAGCGGACGGCTCGCTTAACCTAAAAGGTAAATGGGATAATTCGGCAACATGCTTACCTAAGGAAGCCAGGCCCACCCAACGACTTAGGCCCTAGCCGAGCACTACATGGAAATTTCATGGTAAGGGCTTGCTTGGGCTAGATAGTAGACCCAACCTTCAAGTCTGATATGACCCGATCTCGCTTGGTGATCACCTCAGAATCGAAGTACAAATTGTGTTGGTTAGGAAGCAGGGGAGTTATCAATCATCATCCCCTTAAATTTAAAGTCAACATTGTCGGTGAAAAGCACTAATTAGCAAATGATTGTAATAAAGActtttgacatgtgattttctATCCGGCAAGAGATCCATCTGTAATTTGTTCATGTACATCAAAGAAATTAGTCATATTTCattaatatgtatatataattcCAAAATCAGCAAAGAAAATAGTGGGAacaagtcatttaaaaaaaaaaaacaattctaaCGTCATGGTTGATAAGCAAACGATCTTTATAATTACATTTACAGATATGAAAAGATATCCCTTACAATCCAACATGCACATAAGCAATTTCAcaaatatctatttatttattttttatgaaataacgTGAAATAATTTACCCTCACTCCCTAGATAAGTCCTACAAAGAAATTTCTTCATCGATTCCCTCGTTTACGTTTGAATTTGACAGAGACAACATGAAGCTGAGGTTTCGGCATGTCGAGCGCGGCTTGGACCTTTTTATGATCCAATTGAAAATTTCACACGACGAAGGTGCAAATTGTTGACTTTATGGGAAATGATAGGTCCAATGAATTCTTCTAGATAGAATAAAGTTCCAGAATGAATGTCTTTCATGACCAattcatttccattttctcacttttagggatccaaaagcaagcaatcatatcacatcactCTGGGCCCAACCAGGGAAGATTCGATTTCATATTGCATTCTTCTTGATTGAGATTCCATttgttttatagaaaaataaataatataaaaaatattttcctaaacaaAATTATTCGTATCATGTAAAATAATCAATTGATAatagatatttttattattgacaataatatatatctaaATGTTTTCATGGATGACGAAAAAGTTCATTcaattattttcataagcaatacacgcaatcatttttagaaaaagaaaattctaattattctttttttttttgcagaacaCAAAAAGCCTTAATATCACGTGAATTGAAATCCAAGATTTATCAATGGAGGGATTGAAATTTAGGATAGCGTAAGAGCAAAGTAAGTTCATAACATTATTTATTAGCTTCTACAAAAAAGATTCAAACTCTCTCGAAGCCAACCAGAGAGGCACTATAAAGTCTAAGTTGGTGCACAGGCTCACATGACATATAAATCTATATCAATATATGTACTATAGATTATAAatagaatcaattaaataaataatgtagAGTTTGGAGTTGCGTTTGCACTATATGGTCATTTATCTTCTGAATTCACTCTTGGTCCATTTAAATTTCTGATATTGATGGTCACCATATTTTCTCAATGGGGTCATTTATGCTTTAGTTCCAATGGGACGCAAGATCAACATCCCATATGTTTATCAAAAAAAGGTCGGGCCAAAATTCAGCCTTAAATTCAATTGTATTCCAATGGAGTGcacaaattacaaaaatatcgaTGTTTAGGGGCATTCAGTGCTTGCAAATTTGCAATCGAAATCTGGTGATTAAAACCCAATTCAACTATTTGGAGAGGAAGTTGTAAAGGACGCACCTATAAAAGAAGACTAAATGCTCTAAAATCGAATTGGAAActcttaacaaatttaaaaaaaaccaCCTTGTGTCCAAAGATGGAATTTCCAATTTTCTCTATTAATTTATCCGCTCGAGGAGTGCCGGCGCCAGAACTTTTTGACATTTGTGTTCTAAAGCCGATAACAACGCATTTGATTACCAAACTTAAACTTATGTCCGCGCATACAAGCAATGAGATTTAGGTGATTTTTAAATCTCATCGATGAAGTAATCATTGACTTTGCTTCGTGTCATGGCATATGGCCTGATTTTGCATGTCGAACTCCACGCACCAAACACCGAATAGAATTCCGATCCCAGGAGTCAACATTTCGATAGGGTTTTGGTGCACAGACGGCACGTCCCCATCTCAAATTTCTCAGGGGGATCTCCAACTCGTGACCGAAAGTCAAAGATTGGAGCTGCCCCAACCTTCATTTATTAGACCTAGTATTACCTATCAGCTCTATGGGGGAGGGTCTCGTTTACTTTTGTCGAGCTAATTAGGCACTATCAGATGGAAGCTCATCCCGCGAAAgagttttaaaaatttgcacAAGAAGCCATACAAGATACAAAAAAAAGATATGGGTATATATGCATTCAATGAGCGTTGTGCACCACACCATCATTTATTGTGAAATATGACTTATATTAACAACCACAATGAGCGTGACGAGTAAACATGATTAATAGGTAGGTTTGGTCTGGTGACGGCTTATTAGATTTGTATGCACATTCATGCTTAAAAACTATTAAAATCTTTATAAAAGAATTGATTGAAGCAAGGCAAATCAACGGCGGCAAATCCATCCATTTTCACCCTTTCGAGCATACCTGGCCTAGATGAGACTTAGGAAGCCACTCATTTGTCGATCAAGTTCTAATATCGACATGATAGAGGCAAGGAAGCTTTAGTGATGTGCACTCAAATATCACATCAACCTCTGTAGGGCCAATTCGAAAGTTGAATACAATATTTCTTGATGGTGAAGTCTCCATATAGCATAAATTGCTCCGTGACACATTTAAaaccacgagagagagagagagagagagagagagaatctctTTAAAATTTCCCTCCTTTTCCATGAACAAAGAGGAGTAGGCGGACCAATTACCAAACCCTCATCCTGAAATAAGATGGATACATTAAATACTTCTGCTAACCCAAGAATCTCCCTCACATTCCTAACCACCAAATAAATAACCCAATCAATCCTATCAATCAAAGAGTCCCATACACACACCCGGTCCCCTGTCCCACCCGTGGCCACTTTGGCTCTTCTTCTGGCATTGCCTCTCCAACCACGCTTTCTCATTTAATTTCTGATGGATGTGGACATCGTGACATGACATTGCATTATAAATGCGTTTTGTTCGTGTCCTCGAGTCACGTTTTCCCATTGCTCGTGATTTGATCATCCACTAGTGAAATTTCCCGGGTCGAGACACGGGACATGTCCAAACATGTCTCTTTTCACTAGACTCCCGTGGGGGCAAAAAATGTAATTTTGCCTTGTCTTCCATTAGGTTCAAGCAGATGTCCTCGTCATCTTCCTCTAACGATGCTGTATCTACAGAGTTGAAATTAAAACGTTTGTTTGGAGTTAGATGTCATTGTTTTACCTCTTGATTGAATTAGTACACTAGGGGGAGAGGCATGGGGATACTTAGGTGTGGAGGAAGAGAGAATAGGAGGAAAGTAGGTGAGTGGCTATTCTTGATGGAGATATGGCGATGGAGGAAATTGTTGATACGTCCTTATGATGATAATTTCATTGTGAGAGAATAATTGATGAATATGTAATAGTCAATTTGCATCAAGAAAATGCCAACAACTTTTGATAAAGAGTGTTGATGTTGGTGCGCACTCATTTGTGTGCGCTAGATTAGAAAGTAGAAGAGAGTGATTTTAAGTTGAACCGATCCAACCCCTCACCTTTACGAACTAAAATTTAGTTGTAGACCTTAGAATTGATCCTACTAGTCTGAGTTTTAGGTTACAAACCAACTCTTTCAAAGAGAATTGGACAATTTAAAAgggtttttttccctttttattctttgaaatgacaaaccccaaactggtacacttgtcaCGTGAAAGTTaattgatataccaatttgagattttacgctCTATTtatcatagtttacaatttttgtgatttttgtgatattaatccaatttagtggattgtatatttgttataaattttcaaaatacatatTCTCAACACACAATATTTAAAATCATGATACTAAGCcactaaaaaaaatgcaagaaataAAACACTAGTGAATGCCACTTAGCAAAATTCAAACACTgatgaaaatcaagagggaaTTATGCAACGCATCCCTTAGTCAAGCAAAACCAAAACTAAAGCAATGACTTGAAATCTCCACTTACTAAAAACAACAATTCGTAAAAGATGAATACGtaatataaaataaacaataaaaatgtttaaaacatacaacataaaaaaaaattacaaaacttcATTCCTCGTCCATTTATAAAAGGATTGCTCCAAATtgtattattttgaaaatagaacatacaacaaacataattaaaatgagGTTGGTCTCCTTGTTCAGTTCAACACCCTAACTCTGGAATTGGATTGCATAGCGTCGGTTCCCAACTTTTGGGATCGAGCATCGGACCACACAATGTAGTCCAATCTAGTTGCTCCTCACTACTAGGAAGAGAGATAAGGGAAGAGTTggtcaaagagagagagagagagacagagagagattgGTGAccttcaattttattaaaaagttCATTTAACAGGGGGTAGACacagaaatttcatgaaaaatttcgTTAAAAGAAATACTACCAACAATATTTTAGTACGTATGAATACGATATATATAGTTGGTGAGTCAGAGGACCAATCAATGTTATACTTTAGTAAAccgaaaatgatacaaatgtttcttttcttaaacCTACATAAAGACCTTACTTAAGGAGATGGCATGAAGCGACACTTTGATAAATGGGATGGGATCCTCCTGAAGTAGTCCGTGGACTTTTGTGGCTCTTCACCGTGCTTTCGACTCTAATAGGTTTCACGTGATGTAATTAAAGGTAAAGAGCGTGCATTTCGTCAACCTCTGCTTGGCAAATGGGTTGAGTATATTAGTCGATAAATCGAAAAATCAAGCACGTAATTGACTATAATtaattcgaaagaaaaaaatccaacatTACTTAAAACGTCGTGATTAGCTGGAGTGGATTGATATTCTTAGttagtataaattttttactatcttctctttttttagaAGAAATGCACCTAAAGTAAATGCAATCGAATTTTTTTGCtaactctatttaatttaattaatgaaaaatactgAAAcggttttttttaatattttctctctcttatgtgGAGATGGCATTGTTAAAACAACGtcttttgaattcaaaaatatggtttctaatacaaattcatataataaagtttaaaaaataagctaaattagaaaagaagaaaagaggaagacaaAGTCGCCGAAAAAGGACAGGTGAGGGTGGGGGATGGCCTGCGGGGATCACGGGGCCTCGGCGGCGAGAAAGTATCTGCATAGAGATTTTTGCATGCGCCGACCGGCCGGTGATGGTGGTGCATTGTGGGTTAGCCCAGGAGAAAGTATCTGTCCATAAAGATTCGAATCCAGTACACGCATTAATGGTGCTCAGCGAACGCCACCGAAATTTGGCTTAAGAAGTTGACAAACCCTTAATTAGGAGCCGAAAATAGAGGGGAGACTTCTGATATCCGATGTTCCCGAAACCGAAGAGGCGAATTAATTCAATGATACTCCGTCCTGATGCCGCGGTCCATGCCCCTCTTTCTTGTCGTCCAGAGAAAGAAAAGTAGagaggagaaaaacaaaataggaAGCAACGACGCTCTTTTCTCATCCCTTTCTTTGACCAGCCCAATGGCAAAAAGCCAACATCAAACGCGGTTCGCATAGACTCTTTCAATTTCGATCGGCCAACACGTGAAGTTGACATGAACGCACGACGCACCGAGCTCCGACGTAAATCCCGTTTGATTCAGCATTTTCAAAGAATTTTGAACCCCCAAAATCTCTcgggaaaaaatttaggatgtttgGATCAACATTTGAAGGCTTCTTAACAAAATGCTTGCTTTTGAAATGTTGGCACGTCGGATGATATCCAGCCGTTCACACGTGCACGCGGTCCGGAGAATTTTACTTCGCAATGCGTCCGAGGAATTTTATCACTTTCTGGAAGCCAAAAAACCAGGACTGCGGTTGGAATTGGAGATTAACAATTCATAGGAagaaccctctctctctctctctctctctctctctctagagcgACGTcatcatgtttttttttgttgggtgGGAAGGTTCAGATGGGGCCGGTGACATTACCGTAGAATTCAACCCTTGAAAACCTAACAACGTTGAATTATGTACACACAcgccccccaaaaaagaaatcataaagaaaatcaagatcGAAGAACGTTTCTAATTCCTCCTCCTGCTGCAGCCGCATTGCTCGCCATATATAATACCTCATAAACTCCGAAGAAGCCACAGCGAAGGTGGGAACCGAGCGCCTTTCCAACTCCTGACGACGACGCAGCCATGATGAGCCGCGTCTGCTTCGTCCTCCCCGGGGACCAGTCCGGCGAGATCTGCGTCCGGCCCCCGAAAGAAGGGCTCGAGAAGCGCCGCCACCGGGATTGCGGGGGTCACGTTCTTGGTCTGATCCGCCAGCAGCTGCGCCGGCTCCACGGCTCCAGATGTGCCgtcaagttttgtcatcatcaagaagaggaagaggacggcagcggcggcgactGGGAAGAGAAGCCCGAGAAGCAGCGGTCCGGCGTCTTCTTTGACATGGAAGGAGTCCAGCTGGCTGACAAGGTCGGGAAGGACAACCCCAGGATCTTCAGCTACTCGGAGCTCTACATCGGCTCTAACGGGTTCAGCGAGGATGAGGTTCTTGGGAGCGGAGGCTTCGGGAGAGTGTACCGCGCGGTGTTGCCGAGCGACGGCACGGTGGTGGCCGTGAAATGCGTGGTGGAGAAAGGGGAGAGGTTCGAGAAGACCTTCGAGGCGGAGCTCGTGGCGGTGGCGCATCTCCGGCACCGGAATTTGGTCCGGCTCAGAGGGTGGTGCGTCCACGAGGACCAGCTGCTGCTCGTCTACGACTACATGCCGAACCGGAGCTTGGACCGGATTCTGTTCCACCGGGCCGCGGAGAGCCCGGCGCCGCCGCCTCTCGGCTGGGAGAGGCGGCGGGAGATCGTCCGCGGATTGGCGGCCGCGCTGCATTACCTCCACGAGCAGCTCGAGACGCAGATCATCCACCGCGACGTCAAGACGAGCAACGTGATGCTCGATTCTCAGTTCAACGCCCGGCTCGGGGACTTCGGGTTGGCCCGGTGGCTCGAGCACGAGCTCGAGTACCGCGCCGAGgcggcgccgccgccgtcgaccaAGATTCACAGCCGGTTCCATCTGGCGGAGACCACCAGGATCGGCGGCACGATCGGGTACCTGCCGCCGGAGAGCTTCCAGAGGCGGAGCGCCGCCACGTCCAAGTCGGACGTCTTCAGCTTCGGGATCGTGGTGCTGGAGGTGGCCTCGGGGAGGAGAGCGGTCGACCTCGCGTGCCCGGACGACCGAATCGTGCTGCTCGATTGGGTCCGGCATCTATCCGATGAAGGGATGCTGCTGAAGGCAGGGGACAGCAGGCTCTCCGACGGCTCCCACCGCCTCTCCGACATGGAAGGCATGATCCATCTCGGCCTGCTCTGCACGCTCCACGACCCGCAGCTGCGGCCGAGCATGAAATGGGTTGTCGAGGCCCTTTCCGGCGACGTTCCGGGGAAGCTGCCGGCGCTCCCTTCCTTCCGATCGTGCCCGCTGTACATCTCTCTAGCCTCCCCAGCAGGCACGAGCATGAGCAACACGACCACGGAATTAGGCCAGTCCGCCACCACGTcgaccgccgccaccgccacgaCGTCCGGCACCGCATTTAGCGCGTCCCACTATGTCACCGCCGATGCCGAAACCATATATGCCACGGCCGAAAGAGGAGAGACCAACAGCGATGCTGACAATCCCTCCTCTGCTAACGGCGGTGGCCGGCCCCGGGTGAACGGTTTCTTCTCGGTCGAAACCCCGCGCGAGATATCGTACAAAGAGCTTGTGGCCGCCACGGACAATTTCTCCGACAAGAGGAGGGTGGCGGAGCTGGACTTCGGGACGGCTTACCGCGGGTTCCTCGATAACCGCCAGCACATCCTGGTCAAGAGGCTCGGCATGAACAAGTGCCCTGCACTACGAGCCCGGTTCTCGAACGAGTTGCACAATTTGGGCAGGCTCCGGCATCGCAGCCTCGTGCAGCTCCGTGGATGGTGCACCGAGCAAGGAGAGATGCTCGTCGTGTATGACTACTCGACGAATTGCCTCCTGAGCCATCTCCTGTTCCATCACAATGATCCGCGCAGGGGCCGCCCCGTCTTGCGGTGGCGTCACAGGTACAACATCATCAGATCGCTGGCTTCGGCAATTCTTTACCTTCACGAAGATTGGGACGAACAAGTGATTCACAGAAACATCACCTCTTCCGCCGTCATTATTGATCCGGACATGAACCCGCGGCTCAGCTGCTTCGCCCTGGCCGAATTCTTGACAAGAAACGATCACGGGCATCATGCGGCGCATAATGCAGACAGATCGGTTCGAGGGATCTTTGGCTACATGTCCCCTGAGTATATGGAATCAGGGGAAGCTACCACGATGATGGATATATACAGCTTCGGTGTCGTGATACTTGAGGTGGTTACAGGATACATGGCGGTCGATTTTCGGAGGCCTGAAGTGTTCTTAGTAAGAAGGATATGTGAATTGGAGGCACAGATGAAGACAATAGAAGAATTGGTTGACATGAGACTGAACGGTGAGTATGATCTGGGAGAGCTGAAGAGATTGGTCAAATTGGGAATAGCGTGCACGAGATCCGACCCAGGATCTAGACCGAGCATCAGGCAGATCGTGAGCATCCTTGATGGGAACGATCGATGCTTCATACAATGCCAGAGCGAGAGCCTGAACGAGTGGAGCCAAAGAAATGCCACTTCTTTGTCAATGATCAGAAGTATGCAATCTCTAGGAATTCAATAGGATCTTCCAAACCAGTATGAGATTTCAAAAGAGCAGAAACTTGATACTGTCATCAAATCGCCGAGAGCGATCTGCAGATAATTCCTTACCCTGTAGAGTAGAGTGCAGAGTGCAGAGAGAATGTAATAGGATGGATGGAAGTATGTAAGCACAGAGGTCTTAAATAGTCAATAGTGTTGCCGTTGACTGTACACATTGCAAGTTTTATGAGCTCGTGTATGTATTTGGCTTGGCGCATGTATGTACAGACATCGCCCAAGTTTTGGTTCTTCTGCGAAATTTGGTCCATCTCTATGTATGGCGCAGAACAAGCAGACACTTCCTAAAGAAATGTTTGCCAATGTCCTAGGCACGGAGAGAACCATCCCCAACACTGTACTGGTCCACTCATGCTAATTTCTACGACAGACTAAGAAAAACACTTCCCAAGAAAACGATTTGGAAAACGAAAGGGTCATGCAAGAGTGCTTCTCTCAACTATCTGTCCATTGTAAGCAGAAAGATTTGTCTATCTGAGATCCTGCTAAATACGCATGCTCGATGTGCAAGATGAAAGCGCCATGATCCATAGCAAGTGCAGCTCTGAACTAAAGTGATTAGTGGAGCAGACTCATCCAATGGAACCTTTCGTCTCTGCAAAGCTTGCTGTAGTTTCTCGAAGGGGCtttagcacgaaattctggaGAGCATCTGCATAAGAACATCAATTTTGAGATGCGATTGAAAAACGAAGTATGGGCAAAAGGAGAATATCAGAAGGAAAGTCATCAGTGTTATCCTGCTCTGAAAATCTTTATCCATCTACAACAGAACAAGAGCTTCATACTGAGCTTGAGTTGGAGATATTAGTGATCTATCTAGTGACGACCGTAATCTGCGAAACTCGTTATAAAAACTGGGCATGTCAGCATAAAGAGGAACAAAGTTTAATTTATTCTTTGTAAGAAACTTGCAGGTTTGACCGGTTATTGGACGGAATAATGGACAAAACACGGCGCTAAAAACACTATTCATATTCATAAGCAAAAaaccgggaaaaaaaaaaagaaaatgtagggATAAATTCACtggaagttttaaaatttgttacaaaagtctaattcaatcttaaaattttcaaaaataatttcttaaaatttatcataaatgtgcaattgagtcttaaaatttttaaaaagtactaTTTGacttaatttgactaatttgaaaatcacattttcatgataagttttggGACTTCATTGcatctttgaaaattttagaactttccactttattgacaaattttgaactttcaatgcacttatccaaaaaaaataagagttaatactttaaaaaaatttcaaattagtacatgtgacaatttacccaaaattaagttttttattatgaaaaatcctaaactggtacacctatgataaatttacttcaattgaccataaaaaatcccaaattggtatacttataacaaatttactctaattaaccataaaaaatcccaaattggtatatttgtgacatttGCTCtaattgaccataaaaaatcccaaattggtatacttatgacaaatttaccctaaaataatttattcaattgtcAAAAA
This region of Eucalyptus grandis isolate ANBG69807.140 chromosome 8, ASM1654582v1, whole genome shotgun sequence genomic DNA includes:
- the LOC104456028 gene encoding receptor like protein kinase S.2 is translated as MMSRVCFVLPGDQSGEICVRPPKEGLEKRRHRDCGGHVLGLIRQQLRRLHGSRCAVKFCHHQEEEEDGSGGDWEEKPEKQRSGVFFDMEGVQLADKVGKDNPRIFSYSELYIGSNGFSEDEVLGSGGFGRVYRAVLPSDGTVVAVKCVVEKGERFEKTFEAELVAVAHLRHRNLVRLRGWCVHEDQLLLVYDYMPNRSLDRILFHRAAESPAPPPLGWERRREIVRGLAAALHYLHEQLETQIIHRDVKTSNVMLDSQFNARLGDFGLARWLEHELEYRAEAAPPPSTKIHSRFHLAETTRIGGTIGYLPPESFQRRSAATSKSDVFSFGIVVLEVASGRRAVDLACPDDRIVLLDWVRHLSDEGMLLKAGDSRLSDGSHRLSDMEGMIHLGLLCTLHDPQLRPSMKWVVEALSGDVPGKLPALPSFRSCPLYISLASPAGTSMSNTTTELGQSATTSTAATATTSGTAFSASHYVTADAETIYATAERGETNSDADNPSSANGGGRPRVNGFFSVETPREISYKELVAATDNFSDKRRVAELDFGTAYRGFLDNRQHILVKRLGMNKCPALRARFSNELHNLGRLRHRSLVQLRGWCTEQGEMLVVYDYSTNCLLSHLLFHHNDPRRGRPVLRWRHRYNIIRSLASAILYLHEDWDEQVIHRNITSSAVIIDPDMNPRLSCFALAEFLTRNDHGHHAAHNADRSVRGIFGYMSPEYMESGEATTMMDIYSFGVVILEVVTGYMAVDFRRPEVFLVRRICELEAQMKTIEELVDMRLNGEYDLGELKRLVKLGIACTRSDPGSRPSIRQIVSILDGNDRCFIQCQSESLNEWSQRNATSLSMIRSMQSLGIQ